A stretch of Triticum aestivum cultivar Chinese Spring chromosome 1D, IWGSC CS RefSeq v2.1, whole genome shotgun sequence DNA encodes these proteins:
- the LOC123165912 gene encoding peroxidase N: MEYSHRSRLLLVCSVLVLCLVTRGARCDELTSDFYDWTCPGVYDVVQQQVFSAMREEPRMGASLLRLHFHDCFVNGCDGSILLDGTDGEKFALPNQNSVRGYEVIDAIKADLENMCPGVVSCADIVAIAAGYGVLFSGGPYYDVLLGRRDGLKANQTGADNGLPSPFEPISSIVQKFADVGLDTKDVVVLSGAHTIGRARCVLFSDRLTSTKSSADPTLDATMAADLQKLCTGGDGNQTTALDVSSADVFDKQYYHNLLSKKGLLTSDQGLFSADEDVVASTTKALVQTYSDDGEQFFSDFGASMVKMGSIPLPAGSAGEIRCNCRVPNKK, encoded by the exons ATGGAGTACTCTCACCGCAGCAGGTTGCTCCTGGTGTGCTCAGTTCTTGTGCTGTGCCTCGTAACCCGAGGCGCGAGGTGCGATGAGTTAACCAGCGATTTCTACGACTGGACATGCCCCGGTGTGTATGATGTCGTCCAGCAGCAAGTGTTTTCTGCCATGAGGGAAGAGCCCAGGATGGGAGCCTCCCTGCTCAGGCTCCATTTCCATGACTGCTTTGTCAAT GGGTGTGATGGTTCAATCTTGTTGGATGGCACCGACGGCGAGAAATTTGCACTACCCAACCAGAACTCTGTCAGAGGGTACGAGGTCATCGATGCAATCAAGGCCGACCTCGAAAACATGTGCCCTGGGGTGGTGTCCTGTGCTGACATTGTGGCCATTGCAGCTGGCTATGGAGTACTCTTT AGTGGAGGGCCTTACTATGATGTTCTTCTGGGGAGAAGGGACGGTCTGAAGGCGAATCAGACAGGAGCTGACAACGGCCTGCCCTCGCCGTTCGAACCGATCAGCTCCATCGTACAGAAGTTTGCCGATGTCGGCCTCGACACGAAAGACGTTGTGGTCCTGTCAG GTGCCCACACGATCGGGCGAGCCCGGTGCGTGCTGTTCAGCGACCGGCTGACGTCCACCAAGAGCTCGGCCGACCCGACGCTGGACGCCACCATGGCCGCCGACCTGCAGAAGCTCTGCACCGGCGGCGACGGCAACCAGACCACCGCGCTGGACGTGAGCTCCGCGGATGTGTTCGACAAGCAGTACTACCACAACCTGCTTAGCAAGAAGGGCCTCCTGACCTCTGACCAGGGCCTCTTCTCCGCCGACGAGGACGTCGTCGCCAGCACCACAAAGGCGTTGGTGCAGACGTACAGCGACGACGGCGAGCAGTTCTTCTCTGACTTCGGCGCGTCCATGGTGAAGATGGGGAGCATACCGTTGCCAGCGGGATCCGCCGGCGAGATCCGCTGCAACTGCAGGGTTCCCAATAAAAAATGA